The sequence GCCCCAAGATGCTgttggaggattctgccaagaagtggcagaactccttttTCTACGTCAGCAACCTTGGCGCGGATCACATCAACATGCCGCCCTTCGTCGATGTGACGCCGCAGAGGAGGACCATCTGTTCCTACTTCCCCAAGAATCCATTGCAGGATGTGCTCAACCTATGCGCCTGGGTCGCGGAGATGAAGGCGCGGGAGGGGCTCACCAGCACCGACCTCATTGCCGCCTTCATCATGCGCCGGGTGCTGTTGCTGCAGCGCCGCACCCACATCATCAGCGACATGAACGGTCTTCAAGACCCCAACAGGATGTCGCCCCGGCGCCTCCTGGTGGAGCAGATTGCCAGTCAGGTCAATGACATCTCGAAGGCCGGGCTGAAGGAGGAGTGGTGGTTCGGGAAGCCCCCCTATAGCCACGGGAACCCGACACCGACGGTGAGTCCTTGGTCCTTGTTCTTTGCTTCTGCTCATCTTCTTATCCGTCCCGAAGCGACAAAGGAGGTACTGCTGAACACCATCCGGCATCCATATGATCGAGTGATGACGCACGTGGTGCAAGTCGGCTCGGAGGATGCGGCGGTGCTGCTCGAGGAGTCGGAGGCGGCCGACGCCGACGCTGGCACGATGTCCCAGGCAGGTAAGTTTCCGCGTCTTGATTTCTTGTGATGCCTGCCGAAAGGTGCATGGTGATGCTGACAAAACTGGCGACGCAGTGGCGCCGAGGGGAGAGGGCGGCGACGCGGCCGGGTTGTCTAGTCGGCCGGATGTGAAGGGGGACGTGGCGCTTCGGAAGCAGGCCGTGAAGCATGCGGCAGACCAGGCGGCTGGCGCCAAGCCGACCACCAAGAAGCAGTGCCGCTTCATGCCAGGGGCGCCGGCGAGACCGACTGTTCCATGGTGGTGTGGATCATAAAATCAGCTTCCTTTTTCCTTATTCACTTATTTCATCGTGCTTTAGGTCGCTGATGGCGCTGGCGCTGGCGACGATGGAGGTCGCGTCCGCGGGCAGCGCCGTGTTTCGGAGGACCCGATCGAGCACCATCGACCGGGATGAGGAGATTGTCAATCCGAACCTTGGCCTGGACCCGGCCGACACTGAGGCCCTGGCCTGGAAGGACCAAAATAGGGCCGaggtggcgatggcggcggggcctgctacgtcttgagcttgtgttggttttccttgaagaggaaagggtgatgcagcacagtagcgtaagtatttccctcagtttttgagaaccaatgtatcaatccagtaggaggctccttagaagtcccatgcacctacacaaacaaacaagaacctcgcaaccaacgcaataaaggggttgtcaatcccttcacggccacttgcgaagtgagatctgatagagataatatgataagataaatatttttggtatttttatgatatagattggaaaagtaaagatgcaaataaaagtagatggaaagcttatatgataaaagatagacccgggggccataggtttcactagtggcttctctcaagatagcataagtattacggtgggtgaacaaattactgtcgagcaattgatagaaaagcgaataattatgagattatctaggcatgattatgtatataggcatcacgtccgtgacaagtagaccgactcctgcctgcatctacttctattactccacacatcgaccgctatccagcatgcatctagagtattatcttcataaagaacagagtaacgcattcagaaagatgacatgatgtagagggataaactcatgcaatatgatataaaccccatctttttatccttgatggcgacaatacaatatgtgccttgctgcccctgctgtcactggaaaggacaccgcaagaatgaacccaaagctaagcacttctcacattgcaagaaagatcaatctagtaggccaaaccaaaatgataattcgaagagacttacaaagataacttaatcacacataaaagaattcaaaggagattcaaatatttctcatagataaacttgatcatgaacccacaatcattggatctcgacaaacacaccgcaaaaagagttacatcgaatagatctcgaagaagatcgaggagaactttgtatttagattcaaagagagagaagaagccatctagctaataactatggacccgaaggtctgtggtaaactactcacaactcatcggaagggccttggagatgatgtagaggccctccatggtcgattccccctccggcggagcaccgacgaaggctccaagatgggatctcgcggatacagaaggttacagcggtggaaatagttttttgtggtgcccctcgatggtttcagggtacatgggtatatataggaggaagaagtaggtctgtggacgctcaaggggcccacgagggtgggggcgcccacctgtagggggcgcaccgggcaccctcgtggccgcctcctctgctacttgacgtccactccaagtcccctggatcacgtttgttccaaaaagatcgctcccgaaggtttcattccgtttggactccgtttgatattccttttctttgaaacactgaaataggcaaaaaaaacagcaattcgggctgggacttcggttagtaggttagtcccaaaaatgatataaaagtgtaaagtaaagcccataaacatccaaaacgggtaatataatagcatggaacaatcaaaatttatagatacgttggagacgtatcagtgtcagCCCAGGCTTGGGCCAGGACCGTCGCGACAAGGGAGCAAACCGACGGAAGGCCGGCGGGGCCGGAGGCGCCGGTGGGCATGGAGCCGGTGACGACGGTTCTCGTGCCGCCGTCGGAGGGGGAGCGCAGCCGGGATGGTCGGGCGGAGATGGCGGTGgacgaccgggaggtcgtggtgaTCGAGGACGGCACCCCGCCGCGTACTGACGTGGCCGAGCGGGCAGAGGTggagggaggaggtggcagagccgccttggaggaggagccgcAGGCGACAGCGGACAGGGTGCCTTGGGCGCCGATAGATGAGGCGCCACAGGATGTGGCACCACCGGCGATGCTGGCCGTTGTGTCGGAGGAGATGCCGGTTCTGGAGGGGGTGGCGAGCGGTGACTATGCCCTAGTGATCCAGCCAGGGAGCCGTCAGGCCGCCGGGTCGCAACCGGCTCGGGTTGGCCTAGTGAGGTCGTCTTTGGGCCCTTGacgcaggaggaggcggcgatggccgccGTGAGCCAGCGTCTCCGCGAGCGCGCGGAGCGGGTTCAGGCCTTCACTCAGGCTGAAGTGGAGCGGGGACGCATGCTGGAGCACGCCGTGATGGTAATCCTTTTCCCTTCATCTTCTGTCTTCTTGCGGCTAGTTAGTGGggggcgctagcgcacccactaggtgtagcccccgagattcaggccaacaacatagtagttgggtcgaatcttaaatgCTCTATCTTGTGCTGATTTTCGTTCTTCGCAACAACTAGATGCCTACCGGGACGGCGTCTTGAACCGTCTCCCGGATAAGCATCGGCATCTCAAGGTGCAGctcgctgccaaggaggaggagttcCGTATTGCCGAAGGTAAGACTCTCGTGTGATCTTAGTGGGGGGAGCTAGCGCGCCCACTGGGTGTAGGCCCCGAGATTCGAGTCAACAATGTAGTAGTTGGGTCAAATCTTAATGTAGTCTTGATTTTGTTCTGATTCTGAGCTTGTTGTGCAGCCATTGTGGCCGCAGCGCCAGCTTGACAAACCTGGCTGATCCAAGCCGGCCACCAGCGCGACATGGCTGTCACCTATGCTGGTCAGCTTCGGGTAGAGGCGGGGGAGCTGAGGGCGGAGGCGGCGGTAGCCCAGCGGGAGCTTGACAAAGCCGGACGGCTGTAGGAGTAGCTGGCTGGCAACAAGAGCCGGCTGCAGGACGAGGTGGAGCGCCTTAGGATGGAGACGGCCAAGGCAATGGTGGGTAAGCAAGCCCTTGCTGAAGCCGGCCAGCAGCACGACCGACTCGCTGATGACAAGGGCCAGCTACAGGCCGAGGTGGACCATCTGAAGACGGCCGTGGTCACGGGGGCAGAGGCCCACCAGGCGGAGCTCCTCCGTCTAAACGGGGAGCATGAGAAGGCGTCTGCCACCAAGGACGCCGAACTGAAGGCAGTCGTTGCTAAGGTCGCCGAGCTAGAGAAGGCACTCCAGGATCGCGACCGTGCCGGCAACATGGAGCGGCACAGTTTGTTGCTTGAAGCGTAGCACCTGGACGAGACCTTTGCCAGTAAGTGCTTCCTTTGATTCTAATGGGTTGCAAAGTCGATTTCCTTTTATGTCGCTGACTTGCTCTTCTTTTTGATAGGGCACTTCCCGGAGACATAGGGTGGCAGAGGAGGCCGTTCGCTTTCAGCGTCGCCGCAGGGTGTCGTGGAGGCCGGGACTGACCCGTGTGTTGCCTGGACCTTCTCAAAGATTATGACCGCGTAAGGCTCGCCTGCAAGTCTTGGGGGAGCAGAGGGCGCGGGTCACTGAGGCTGGTGCGGGGAAGACGGTGGCCCTCTGGCCTGGCATCATTGCGCCGAACAACTTCTCACGGTTGGTGTGGTGGTTGGAGACTGGACCGGTGCGGCTCCACGCGTGGCGTGTCTTCGCCGCCCGTGCCGGTGTCGAGACGGCACTCAGGTTCATCAAGTCTTGGCACCCAGACCTGGCACTGGATCGGTTGATGGGCCAGCGAGCCGGTGCGGAGCACCAGCTGCAGGCGGAGGCCGGCTAGATCGCCGCCCGGGCTAGCTATATCGCCGGGTTCTCGATGCACGATGAGTTCCAGCCGGAGCGGACAGGTGATGGCAGGGTCATTCCTCCTGACGACTTTGGCCTGCAGCTGGACGACCCGGAGGGCAGCTTTGAGGAGTCAGGTCCTTATGAGGATGAGGATGCCGGGTTAGAAGACATCGGCAACTCGGTGGACCCGGAGGCCATCGAGGAGGAGCCGGCAGCTGCGCGACCCGGCGCTGGGGCTGCCTGAAGCTGAAGCCACCCTGTTTTATCTTTTCAACATTttttgttaagtagcaggtccaacCACCCACTAGGGTGTTTAGGTGAAATGTAATGAACTCTGCCCTTGGGCCTGTTTTATCCATGATGTAAATATTTCATGAGTGTTTGcacttttgctttctgtttttcgAGCTGTTTTCTTGCTTGCTTCCCCGTCAGGCCTCCCGCCCCCCCTCCGGCGCGAGTCGAACAGCCGTGTTCCGGTCTATCACAAGGAGTTCGGTCCTAGGAAGGAGCGCATGGTActtaggcccagttcttttgccagaatctggggattctcccagaatctaaCCCCTACCCAGTTTCTCCCAaaatctttgagccccatttgttttacaatcctatctagttagggtctaattatataggattgtaaaacaaagtggactcaaagattctgggagaagctgggtaggagtcggattctgggagaatccctagattctggcaaaagaactgagCCTTAGTATCTCCAaacattgagcgcgagcgaaacacccattgGGCTGGCTGGCGACAACCGGCGAAGCCGgctggcgagcagccggtcgtgcagtAAGTTAAGGTGGCGGGGCTGGGTTGGCCAATCCGACGGACCCAACTTAGTATTTCGCAACATGTTGGTGCTCTGGCCCATAATTCTTGCCGGCCAACAGCCGAAGCCGGTTCTGTGGCGTAAGGCAAAGTGGAGGGCTGAGGTAACCCAAACACACCGAGATGTATTAAGGAAGACGGCGGGTGGTTTTCAAgctggccagcccccgagcccctgggTTGAGCGAGTCGACCCGGTGGTGGGGGGTTTTAAGAAAAATTGCACAAATGAGCATAATAACTTGGCTGGAAAGGGCAGCCCCTGAGCGTCGTCCAGGGACCCCAAAGTTTTTCATGCGCTTACAACAGGTGGTGATACATACGTGCACACAGCTAACTATAAAATGGGCGGGGGAGTTCTGCATTCCACGTCCGGGTTGTATCTTCGTCGGCGGTGTGTCTCTTGCGCTTGTTTGATTTGcgggcatcgatgaggtagtaggtgtTGCGGTCGCACatggctttgctgatgatgaaggggcacTCCCATGGGGAGGCCAACTTGTGTTGGCCAGCTTGTTGCTAGACAAGCCGAAGGACGAGGTCTCCCTCACGGAATaggaggggcttgatcttcttgctatggtagtgcctcaggcctttcTGATAAATGGCGGATCGGCTGAGTGCCAAAAGGGTGTGCTTCTTCAAGTAGGTCGATGTCGTCTTCACGGGCCtccttggcttcggcttcggtgtgcATTACGACTCGCGGTGAagcgaactcgatgtcagttgggatgacggcttctgctctgtagacgaggaagaatggggtgaacccggtcgaccaatTTGGCGTTGTGCGGAGGCTCCAAAGGACGACCGGTAGCTCGCCAAGCCAACTGTCGGGTGAACAAACGAGTGGCTCGATGAGCTGTGGCTTGATACCGAATAGGATGAGACTATTGGCCCACTCGACCtagccgttggactgcggatgggcCGCGTAGGCcaagtcgaggcggatgccggagacggagcaataCTGCGTGagtgcgcccttggcgaagttggtgtcgttgtccgtgatgatgttgtgcgggatgTCGTAGCGCACTGTGATGTTCTTGACGAACCGGACGACTATCGGTCCGTCCAGCTTCTTGATCGGTCGcgcctcgatccatttggtgaacttgtccaccgccaccagcaagtgcgtcatgccgcctcgagcggtcttaAAAGGtccctgaagaaaatatgccctagaggcaataataaagttgttatttatatttcctgatatcatgataaaagtttattattcatgctagaattgtattaaccagaaacttagtacatgtgtgaatacatagacaaacagagtgtcactagtatgcctctacttgactagctcaatgaatcaaagatggttaagttttctagccatagacatgaattgtcatttgattaacgggatcacatcattagagaatgatgtgattgacttgacccattccgttagcttagcacttgatcgtttagtacgttgctattactttcttcatgacttatacatgttcctatgactaagagattatgcaactctcgaacaccggaggaacactttgtgtgctaccaaacgtcacaacgtaactgggtgattattgttggaaatatgccctagaggcaataataaattagttattattatatttccttgttcatgataatcgtttattatccatgctataattgtattgataggaaactcacatccatgtgtgggtacatagacaacaccatgtccctagtaagcctctagttaactagctcgttgatcaacagatggttacggtttcttgaccatggacattggatgtcgttgataacgggatcacattattagaagaatgatgtgatggacaagacccaatcctaagcctagcacaaagatcgtagttcgtatgctaaagcttttctaacgtcaagtatcttttccttagaccatgagattgtgcaactcccggataccgtaggaattctttgggtgtaccaaacgtcacaacataactgggtggctataaaggtgcactacaggtatctccgaaagtgtctgttgggttggcatgaatcgagactgggatttgtcactccgtgtgacggagaggtatctctgggcccactcggtaggacatcatcataatgtgcacaatgtgaccaaggggttgatcatgggatgatgtgttacggaacgagtatagagacttgccggtaacgagattgaacaaggtatcggtataccgatgatcgaatctcgggcaagtataataccgctagacaaagggaattgtatacgggattgattgagtccttgacatcgtggttcatccaatgagatcatcgtggaacatgtgggagccaacatgggtatccagatcctgctgttggttattgactggagagcgtctcggtcatgtctgcatggttcccgaacctgtagggtctacacacttaaggttcgatgacgccagggttataaaggaagtttgtatgtggttaccgaatgtggttcggagtcccggatgagatcccagacgtcacgaggagttccggaatggtccggaggtaaagatttatatatggaaagttgttgtttgggttccggaaaaagttcgggttttttcggtattgtaccgggaagcttccagaaggttccgaaggattctggaggggtccggaggtccggaaattgttccaccacatccaatatagtagcatgggctgtagggggcgccctagccttaatgggccaggggcaccagcccccccaaggcccatgcgcatgggagagggaaaaccctaaggggggagggcctccacttgtcttgcgaggcactcctccccccttggccgccgccccgtccttagattggatctgagggggccggaccccctctcccttgccctatatatatgtggggggtgggagggcagccgcaccataagttctggcgcagccctccccctctcccaagtactcctctcccgcggtgcttggcgaagccctgcaggattgccacgctcctccatcaccaccacgcccttgtgctgctgctggatggagtcttcctcaacctctccctctctccttgctggatcaaggcatgggagacgtcaccgggctgtacgtgtgttgaacgcggaggtgccgtccgttcggcactaggatctccggtgatttggatcacgatgagtacgactccttcaaccccgttctcttgaacgcttccgcttagcgatctacaagggtatgtaaatgcactctccttcccctcgttgttgttttctccatagatagatcttggtgacacgtaggaaaattttgaatttctgctacgttccccaacagtggcatcatgagctaggtctattgcgtagattctttgcacgagtagaacacaaagtagttgtgggcattgattttgttcaatatgcttaccgttactggtccaatcttgtttcgacggtattgtgggatgaagcggcccggaccgaccttacacgtactcttacgtgagacaggttccaccgattgacatgcacttggtgcataaggtggctagcgggtgctagtctctcccactttagtcggaacggattcgatgaaaagggtccttatgaagggtaaatagcaattgacatatcacgttgtggtttttgcgtaggtaagaaacattcttgctagaaacccatagcagccacgtaaaacatgcaaacaacaattagaggacgtctaacttgtttttgcagggtatgctatgtgatgtgatatggccaagaagaatgtgatgaatgatatgtgat comes from Triticum aestivum cultivar Chinese Spring chromosome 5B, IWGSC CS RefSeq v2.1, whole genome shotgun sequence and encodes:
- the LOC123110917 gene encoding uncharacterized protein, with the protein product MLLEDSAKKWQNSFFYVSNLGADHINMPPFVDVTPQRRTICSYFPKNPLQDVLNLCAWVAEMKAREGLTSTDLIAAFIMRRVLLLQRRTHIISDMNGLQDPNRMSPRRLLVEQIASQVNDISKAGLKEEWWFGKPPYSHGNPTPTVSPWSLFFASAHLLIRPEATKEVLLNTIRHPYDRVMTHVVQVGSEDAAVLLEESEAADADAGTMSQAGKFPRLDFL